A window of Polaromonas hydrogenivorans contains these coding sequences:
- a CDS encoding carotenoid oxygenase family protein — MWTTQNPFLQGPYEPLLNEYVIADLHVEGEIPRELNGALYRTGSNQHFRPLDVDHFHWFDGDGMVHAFRLKDGRASYCNRLVETDGLKVERAAGRALYNGISGHSSVPQQALPEGAPPIKSVAGINVISVGGRVMTMHEVDNFYWELDAHNLRTLGKFDFGDQPGAMLTAHPHTDYRAGEMLFYTHDNEAQTLECFATDMQGQVLSRQRIALPFKPWIHDFIFTENFYVFIFGPIRTRPFAPDLIPMGRSALSFDHEATTRVLLVNRQTGQGRWFGTDASFTLGHYLNAHEAADKIIIDASVTRTLRPGFTGHVEDFYPFPLINEPSPFSNPELHRITIDLSTGQVTDSRIGDFNAEFVRPNETIMGTPQRYGYMAGIHAPGPQTRGFNCLIKHDYLTGNSSFQHLSSGYDMIPGEPIFVPKPGAIAEDDGWIMAVWWDPVRNASEMVIHEARDLDGEPVARIKLDHHVPLGFHGNWIADV; from the coding sequence ATGTGGACCACCCAGAACCCTTTCCTCCAGGGGCCATACGAGCCCTTGCTCAATGAATATGTGATTGCCGACCTGCATGTCGAAGGCGAAATCCCGCGCGAGCTGAACGGCGCGCTGTACCGCACCGGCTCCAACCAGCATTTCCGTCCGCTGGATGTGGACCACTTTCACTGGTTTGACGGCGACGGCATGGTGCATGCGTTCCGGCTCAAGGATGGCCGGGCCAGTTACTGCAACCGCCTGGTGGAAACCGATGGCCTGAAGGTCGAGCGCGCAGCGGGGCGCGCACTCTACAACGGCATCAGCGGCCACTCGTCCGTGCCGCAGCAAGCCTTGCCCGAAGGCGCGCCCCCCATCAAGTCGGTTGCCGGCATCAATGTCATTTCCGTTGGCGGCCGTGTGATGACCATGCACGAGGTTGATAATTTTTATTGGGAGCTTGACGCCCACAACCTCAGGACGCTGGGCAAGTTCGACTTCGGCGACCAGCCCGGCGCCATGCTGACGGCGCATCCCCATACCGACTACCGTGCTGGCGAAATGCTGTTCTATACGCACGACAACGAAGCCCAGACACTGGAATGTTTCGCCACCGACATGCAGGGACAGGTGCTGTCGCGCCAACGCATTGCGCTGCCATTCAAGCCCTGGATCCATGACTTCATCTTCACGGAGAATTTTTACGTCTTCATCTTCGGACCGATACGTACCCGCCCTTTTGCGCCAGACCTGATTCCGATGGGGCGCAGCGCACTGAGTTTTGATCACGAAGCCACCACGCGGGTGCTGCTGGTCAACCGCCAGACCGGCCAGGGTCGCTGGTTTGGGACTGATGCGTCCTTCACCCTGGGTCACTACCTCAATGCCCACGAAGCAGCAGACAAGATCATCATTGATGCGTCGGTGACACGTACCCTCAGGCCCGGCTTTACAGGGCATGTCGAGGACTTTTATCCATTTCCGCTGATCAACGAACCCTCGCCGTTCTCCAACCCCGAGCTGCACCGCATCACCATCGATTTATCCACTGGCCAGGTTACCGACAGCCGCATCGGTGATTTCAATGCGGAGTTTGTGCGGCCCAACGAAACCATCATGGGCACGCCCCAGCGTTATGGCTACATGGCGGGCATCCATGCGCCCGGCCCGCAGACGCGCGGTTTCAACTGCCTCATCAAACACGATTACCTGACTGGCAACAGCAGCTTCCAGCATCTCTCGTCAGGCTACGACATGATTCCGGGCGAACCGATCTTTGTGCCCAAACCCGGCGCCATCGCTGAAGACGACGGCTGGATCATGGCCGTGTGGTGGGATCCGGTGCGCAACGCCAGCGAGATGGTGATCCATGAAGCCCGTGACCTGGACGGCGAGCCGGTGGCACGCATCAAGCTCGACCACCATGTACCGCTGGGCTTTCACGGCAACTGGATTGCAGACGTCTGA
- a CDS encoding aldehyde dehydrogenase → MTTIHLHINSENIAAQDGRTFERRNPVTGQLVSTAAAASPQDALQAVEAASRAFAAWSATGPSERRALLNKAADELQAAAPAFIKAMMEETGASALWSGFNVMAAVGTLREAAAITTQIAGEVIPSDVPGNVSMALRQAAGVVLGIAPWNAPVILGVRAIAVPLACGNTVILKGSELCPATHRMIVDAFERAGFPAGVVNFITHAPEDAGAVVEAMVAHKAVRRVNFTGSTKVGKIIALLCAQHLKPALLELGGKAPFVVLDDADLDQAADAAAFGAFLHSGQICMSTERLIVDEAVADEFVKRLAARASKLQPGTGDSPIASVIDMATVHRCNALIDDALAKGATLLCGGKASNTLMAPTLLDHVTPAMKIYREESFGPVKGIVRVSGADEAVRCANDNDYGLSSAVFSRDTARALGIAQRIESGICHINGPTVHDEPQMHFGGVKNSGIGHFGGQSGIAAFTDLRWVTLQTSPRHYPF, encoded by the coding sequence ATGACTACCATTCATTTGCATATCAACAGCGAAAACATCGCAGCCCAGGACGGCCGCACTTTCGAGCGCCGCAACCCGGTCACCGGCCAGCTTGTGTCCACGGCCGCCGCCGCTTCGCCGCAGGATGCCCTGCAAGCCGTCGAGGCGGCCAGCCGCGCCTTTGCCGCCTGGTCGGCCACCGGCCCCAGCGAACGCCGGGCACTGCTGAACAAGGCAGCCGACGAGCTGCAGGCCGCAGCGCCCGCGTTCATCAAAGCCATGATGGAAGAAACCGGTGCCAGCGCCTTGTGGTCCGGCTTCAACGTCATGGCTGCCGTCGGCACTTTGCGGGAGGCTGCGGCCATCACCACGCAAATCGCCGGTGAAGTGATTCCGTCCGATGTCCCCGGCAATGTCTCCATGGCCCTGCGCCAGGCAGCCGGCGTGGTGCTGGGCATCGCCCCCTGGAACGCACCCGTCATCCTGGGCGTGCGCGCCATCGCCGTTCCGCTGGCCTGTGGCAACACGGTCATCCTGAAGGGTTCCGAACTCTGTCCGGCCACGCACCGGATGATCGTTGATGCGTTCGAGCGGGCCGGTTTTCCGGCTGGCGTGGTGAATTTCATCACCCATGCACCCGAAGACGCTGGCGCCGTGGTCGAGGCCATGGTTGCGCACAAGGCGGTGCGGCGCGTCAACTTCACCGGCTCGACCAAAGTCGGCAAGATCATCGCGCTGCTGTGCGCCCAGCACCTCAAACCGGCCCTGCTGGAACTCGGCGGAAAGGCGCCGTTTGTGGTGCTGGACGATGCCGACCTCGACCAGGCCGCCGATGCTGCGGCGTTTGGCGCCTTTTTGCATTCAGGCCAGATCTGCATGTCCACCGAACGCCTCATCGTGGACGAGGCCGTGGCCGATGAATTTGTCAAACGGCTGGCGGCAAGGGCGAGCAAGCTGCAGCCCGGCACCGGTGATTCACCGATTGCCTCGGTCATAGACATGGCAACCGTACACCGCTGCAACGCACTGATTGACGATGCGCTGGCCAAAGGCGCCACGCTGCTGTGCGGCGGCAAGGCCTCCAATACCCTGATGGCCCCGACCCTGCTGGACCATGTGACACCGGCCATGAAAATCTACCGCGAAGAATCCTTCGGCCCGGTCAAGGGCATCGTGCGGGTCAGCGGCGCAGATGAGGCTGTTCGCTGCGCCAATGACAACGACTACGGCCTGTCGTCCGCCGTCTTCAGCCGCGACACGGCCCGCGCCCTGGGCATTGCCCAGCGCATCGAATCGGGCATTTGCCACATCAACGGGCCGACGGTGCATGACGAGCCGCAGATGCACTTTGGCGGCGTCAAAAACAGCGGCATCGGCCACTTCGGCGGCCAGTCAGGCATAGCCGCCTTCACCGACCTGCGCTGGGTCACGCTGCAGACCTCGCCGCGCCACTATCCGTTCTGA
- a CDS encoding MFS transporter, producing the protein MTNSSSLHTPPPDPAQSPPHELQTLGLMAFGFALVNLDRFIMYPLFPVMARELGLDYQDIGLISAAVALTWGLSSMVFGRLSDRLGRRGILITSVLVFSILCGATGLAMGLGSLLLIRAVMGVFEGAFVPASIAAVVDSSPAGRVGRNTGLQQLMAPLVGSALAPVLAILLLQVLPSWRWVFVVTALPGLLCAWLIFRKLAEPGRSQPSPGQAPALQAPLRTVLACPNVALCSVGFCFWLAPIVIFGSLMPSYLSDHLHLELGQMGLVMSSLGVGGAAGMLVFPALSDRWGRKKMMVTCLVMAMLPTWLLMQTGAEPLRLSLLMFLASAFISGVIAMVHSVTADNVPAQHVSTATGFIIGAGEIVGGAIAPAIAGGLAKAMGIAAILPFALGCMATGLLLAIMLRSPRHSPIAQGAAMQK; encoded by the coding sequence ATGACAAACAGCTCGTCCTTGCACACACCGCCTCCTGACCCGGCCCAGTCGCCTCCGCATGAGTTGCAGACACTCGGGCTGATGGCGTTTGGTTTTGCGCTGGTCAACCTTGACCGGTTCATCATGTACCCGCTGTTTCCAGTCATGGCCAGGGAACTTGGCCTGGACTACCAGGACATTGGCCTGATCTCGGCGGCTGTAGCGCTCACCTGGGGCTTGTCGTCCATGGTGTTCGGCCGACTGTCGGACCGGCTCGGAAGACGCGGCATCCTGATCACCTCGGTGCTTGTCTTTTCGATACTGTGTGGCGCTACCGGCCTGGCCATGGGCCTGGGCAGCCTGTTGCTGATCCGGGCGGTAATGGGCGTATTCGAGGGCGCTTTTGTGCCGGCCAGCATCGCCGCTGTGGTCGATAGCAGCCCTGCGGGGCGCGTTGGCCGCAACACCGGCCTTCAGCAGCTGATGGCGCCGCTGGTCGGCAGTGCCCTGGCGCCAGTGCTGGCCATCCTGCTTTTGCAGGTGCTTCCCTCCTGGCGCTGGGTGTTTGTCGTCACCGCACTGCCAGGCCTGCTTTGCGCCTGGCTCATCTTCCGCAAGCTTGCCGAACCCGGACGCTCCCAACCCTCACCAGGCCAGGCACCAGCCCTTCAGGCACCACTGCGCACGGTGCTGGCCTGCCCGAATGTCGCCTTATGCAGCGTCGGGTTCTGTTTCTGGCTGGCACCGATAGTGATTTTTGGCTCGCTGATGCCCAGCTACCTGTCCGATCATCTCCATCTGGAACTCGGGCAGATGGGGCTGGTGATGTCCTCGCTTGGGGTGGGCGGCGCAGCAGGCATGCTGGTGTTTCCGGCACTGTCGGATCGCTGGGGTCGCAAAAAAATGATGGTGACCTGTCTGGTCATGGCCATGCTGCCGACCTGGCTGCTGATGCAGACAGGCGCTGAACCGCTGCGTCTGTCGCTGCTGATGTTCCTGGCTTCGGCCTTCATTTCCGGCGTCATCGCCATGGTGCATTCAGTCACGGCCGACAACGTGCCGGCGCAGCATGTCTCGACCGCCACCGGCTTCATCATCGGTGCCGGCGAGATTGTGGGTGGCGCCATCGCGCCGGCCATTGCCGGCGGGCTGGCCAAGGCCATGGGCATTGCTGCGATCCTGCCCTTTGCCCTGGGCTGCATGGCAACAGGACTGCTGCTGGCAATCATGCTTCGCAGCCCCCGACACAGCCCCATTGCACAGGGAGCCGCCATGCAGAAATGA
- a CDS encoding SphA family protein, which translates to MKSHLAPRSLARLAGTAFVTLLAGHAMGQSPAVSQPGGLNLGNTSFYDGFSGPPGWTWLSTVRHSSANKIVDSNGNASPVFTDPKISSTVFLNQITYALPTSIGGWRPALMAILPVVALDTSFGPGPSLKDGGTGAGDITLEASLQAEPVMNAGGAPVFVQRLAAAAILPTGRYDQNVDINQGSGYASFNPYWAASFFPAPRWETSWRLHYLYNFKNNKPASSAPRPFNGQPVSTTQAGDAAWVNFATSYSVTPDVSVGINGYYFQQLSDSRANGTRLADSRERVLGIGPGMMWRISPKKALWINAYTESMVRNRAASPLSLQARMVINF; encoded by the coding sequence ATGAAATCACACCTCGCACCACGCAGCTTGGCCAGGCTTGCCGGCACTGCTTTTGTGACCCTGCTGGCCGGCCACGCCATGGGCCAGTCGCCAGCGGTGAGCCAGCCGGGCGGACTGAATCTGGGGAACACCAGCTTCTACGACGGCTTTTCAGGCCCTCCAGGCTGGACCTGGTTAAGCACGGTCCGGCATTCGAGCGCCAACAAAATTGTGGACTCCAACGGCAACGCCAGCCCGGTGTTCACGGATCCCAAAATCAGCAGCACGGTTTTTCTCAACCAGATCACCTATGCCTTGCCAACGTCGATTGGCGGCTGGCGGCCGGCCCTCATGGCGATCCTGCCGGTGGTGGCGCTGGACACCAGTTTTGGCCCGGGGCCATCGCTCAAGGACGGCGGCACCGGTGCCGGCGACATCACGCTGGAAGCCTCGCTGCAGGCCGAACCCGTCATGAACGCAGGGGGTGCGCCGGTCTTTGTGCAGCGCCTCGCAGCTGCAGCCATTCTCCCCACCGGTCGCTACGACCAGAACGTGGACATCAACCAGGGTTCCGGCTATGCGTCGTTCAACCCGTACTGGGCGGCAAGCTTTTTTCCTGCACCGCGCTGGGAAACCAGCTGGCGCCTGCACTACCTCTACAACTTCAAAAACAACAAACCCGCCTCCAGCGCACCCCGGCCATTCAACGGCCAGCCAGTCAGCACCACGCAGGCTGGCGACGCGGCCTGGGTCAACTTCGCCACATCGTATTCCGTCACGCCTGACGTCAGCGTTGGCATCAATGGTTATTACTTCCAGCAGCTGTCGGACAGCCGGGCCAACGGCACACGGCTGGCCGATTCACGCGAGCGGGTACTGGGCATAGGGCCGGGAATGATGTGGCGCATCAGCCCGAAAAAAGCCTTGTGGATCAACGCCTACACCGAAAGCATGGTGCGCAACCGGGCGGCCTCGCCACTGAGCTTGCAGGCACGCATGGTCATTAATTTTTAA
- a CDS encoding helix-turn-helix domain-containing protein has protein sequence MMSRSMASLDGCISASSALMWEDAVHTGIGRMPAELRHQEVMHLQPVGGQAFSGRIDYGDLAGTGLCRMTASPHRFQRALREGASHAASPLILVIQVKNSSYFEQRERSGMLSPGDWCVLDTYRPFGWNSASGCEQIIMTIQRPADSGLGDLIARGAAQRCDGKTGAARILQAMVSEVMGQIHHLAPYSAGSLASALTATAWNALQEQLEAPAPILLRDTQCSRLKAWIETRLAEPDLSVDTIAQGCRMSARSVHRAFSSDPTGSVSSYLWQRRVVQCAAALKNPQEMHRSITDIALSWGFSSSSHFSRVFRSTLGVSPRSYRAGGQHADWLAAWSGVVPEPDRPKAS, from the coding sequence ATGATGTCACGTTCCATGGCTTCCCTTGATGGCTGTATCTCCGCCAGCTCGGCGCTGATGTGGGAGGACGCAGTGCATACCGGCATCGGCCGCATGCCGGCCGAGCTGCGCCATCAGGAGGTCATGCACCTCCAGCCGGTGGGCGGACAGGCCTTCAGCGGCCGCATCGACTATGGTGACCTGGCTGGCACCGGCCTGTGCCGCATGACTGCCAGCCCGCACCGTTTTCAGCGCGCCCTGCGTGAAGGCGCTTCACATGCCGCCAGCCCGCTGATCCTCGTCATCCAGGTCAAGAACTCCAGTTACTTCGAGCAGCGCGAACGCAGCGGCATGCTCAGCCCCGGCGACTGGTGCGTGCTGGACACGTACCGGCCGTTCGGCTGGAACAGCGCATCGGGCTGCGAGCAGATCATCATGACCATCCAGCGGCCGGCCGATTCGGGGCTGGGCGACCTGATCGCACGTGGCGCGGCGCAGCGCTGCGATGGCAAGACCGGCGCGGCGCGCATTCTGCAGGCCATGGTGAGCGAAGTGATGGGCCAGATCCACCACTTGGCGCCCTACAGCGCCGGATCACTGGCCAGCGCCCTGACGGCGACTGCGTGGAATGCGCTGCAAGAACAACTTGAGGCACCTGCTCCGATCCTGCTGCGCGACACCCAATGCAGCCGGCTCAAGGCCTGGATTGAAACGCGGCTGGCCGAGCCTGATCTGTCGGTTGATACGATAGCCCAGGGCTGCCGCATGTCGGCGCGCAGTGTTCACCGCGCCTTTTCCAGTGACCCTACCGGCTCGGTTTCGAGTTATCTCTGGCAGCGCCGTGTGGTTCAGTGCGCCGCCGCGCTGAAAAACCCGCAGGAAATGCACCGCTCCATCACCGACATCGCCCTGTCCTGGGGATTTTCAAGCTCGTCGCATTTCAGCCGGGTGTTCAGGAGCACCCTGGGCGTGTCGCCACGCAGCTACAGGGCCGGAGGCCAACACGCTGACTGGCTGGCAGCCTGGTCGGGGGTAGTTCCAGAACCCGACCGCCCAAAGGCAAGCTGA
- a CDS encoding 4-hydroxyphenyl-beta-ketoacyl-CoA hydrolase: MDFDKLIAIDMHTHAEVSCWNPFDNYGEEYDRAADKYFHNSRRPTIEETIAYYRERNIGLVMFTVDAETQMGRRRIPNEEIAEAAQKNSDMMMAFASIDPHKGKMGAREAERLIKENGVRGFKFHPTVQGYHPYDKMAWPIYEVINAYKLPAIFHTGHSGIGSGMRCGGGLRLEYSNPMHLDDVAIDFPDMQIVMAHPSFPWQDEALSVATHKPNVWIDLSGWSPKYFPKQLVQYANTLLKDRILFGSDYPLITPDRWMKDFENAGFKPEVMPGILKGNAMRLLGIGQTPA, encoded by the coding sequence ATGGACTTTGACAAGCTGATCGCAATCGACATGCACACCCACGCCGAGGTGAGCTGCTGGAACCCTTTCGACAACTACGGCGAGGAATACGACCGCGCCGCCGACAAGTACTTTCACAACAGCCGCCGGCCGACGATTGAAGAGACGATTGCCTACTACCGCGAGCGCAACATCGGCCTGGTGATGTTCACGGTGGACGCCGAGACGCAGATGGGCCGCCGGCGCATTCCCAATGAGGAAATCGCCGAGGCTGCGCAAAAGAACAGCGACATGATGATGGCCTTCGCCAGCATCGACCCGCACAAGGGCAAGATGGGCGCGCGCGAGGCCGAGCGGCTGATCAAGGAAAACGGTGTCAGGGGCTTCAAGTTCCACCCCACGGTGCAGGGCTACCACCCCTACGACAAGATGGCTTGGCCGATCTACGAGGTGATCAACGCCTACAAGCTGCCGGCCATCTTCCACACCGGCCACAGCGGCATCGGCAGCGGCATGCGCTGCGGCGGCGGCCTGCGGCTCGAATACAGCAACCCCATGCACCTGGACGACGTGGCCATCGACTTCCCCGACATGCAGATCGTCATGGCGCACCCGAGCTTTCCGTGGCAGGACGAGGCGCTGAGCGTGGCCACGCACAAGCCCAACGTCTGGATCGACCTCTCGGGCTGGAGCCCCAAGTATTTCCCCAAGCAGCTGGTGCAGTACGCCAACACGCTGCTGAAAGACCGGATTCTGTTCGGCTCGGACTACCCGCTGATCACGCCGGACCGCTGGATGAAGGATTTCGAGAACGCCGGCTTCAAGCCCGAGGTGATGCCCGGCATCCTGAAGGGCAATGCCATGCGCCTGCTGGGCATCGGGCAGACTCCCGCCTGA